Genomic segment of Halictus rubicundus isolate RS-2024b chromosome 16, iyHalRubi1_principal, whole genome shotgun sequence:
TATCaatgttatcactagactgcggatgtttatgcaattttttagacgaattttaagaaagtagCAGCATTAGCAtgtctgaaataattaaatatcgtATTGGATACGGTCGAATTTTATACtctaacattttttgaaaatttgctgAAGCCATAAATTCATAAAGATTCGCAAGATTCGACAGAAATGAGATCTAGTGACACGTGTGTCTAATTTATGGAAGATTAGAGATAAAGAGAGACTCGTTCTAGGTGCTGAAGAGGTGTTGAttcttatttttgtattttgaaGAGGGCAGCGTGTGCACATTAGAAGATGGTAGCCTGGGAGTGTGCAAAAAGCTACCAGACTGTCCAGAGAGGGTGAAGGAGGTGAAAGAAGGCAAAAGAACCGCGGATTCACCAGGAAAATGCGGATTCGATGACTTCATCGAGATCGTTTGCTGTCACGGCAAGCCTGACATTGTCGAAAAGACGACTCAGAGAGCTGCCGAAATTGGTATGTTTTCATTGGAGTATGGGTGTTTATGTGTGCTGACGTTTTCATAGGTGAACAATGTGAAATAGTACTTTCATCGATAGCAGTCAAATGTTAGTTTTATGATTAGTTTCTTGGTGTCTCGTTGAATATTCATTTACCCACGAGGTCATTAATAATTCATTTCGAACCCGCCGACTTCTGTTTCAACGAAGTGACATTGACCGTGCGGAAATGTTGCGTATCGGCGTGCTGGTCATTTATTTTTGTTGCTCTAACCCGTGGACCTTGTAGATTTCACATTTACAAAAGAGACAGGCGAAGAAAGCAGCACGATGTACGTACTTCCATTTAATCAGACGTTAAAAATTAAATCAAAATTACGATGAACAATGAAATTTCAATTACAGGGTTCGAAAAAGTTCTGGAACTTTTCAATCAGTTACATTGGAATTTATTACATGTGgtactgttttaaaaatgttctcacatgaaaatttttgaaaatatataaattgtttattttaatgTGATTTCTAGCATGCAACGATTACGATGGTTTGCAATTCAATATATTCGACGGTATCGAGGCGAAAGCTAGCGATTTCCCGTTCGTGGTTGCTCTAGGATATAAAAACAATGAGTTTGACAAAGATGAAAAACCAATTAAATATATCTGCGGAGGTAGCTTGATAAGTTTTGGTCACGTGTTGACAGCGGCACATTGTGTCCACAACAACGACAAATCTGTTCCGGTTGAAGTAAGTGAAGAGAGTCAACTatgatttcatttaaaaacgTAATGAATGCTTACATACAATTTTGAGGATTTCTCGAGTGATCCAGAAACATTACCGAAACGAAAAGTTCGCGATCGTAAAAGGGAATGGCGACTTTAGGTTTCTCGCACTGTTACAGGTAAGATTAGGAAACGAAAACTTGGTCAGCACCGATGAAAACGTGCAGCGCATCCCCATCAAAGACATAACCTGCCATCCGAATTATAAAATCGGTATAAGCTACAACGACGTGGCCATACTGAAACTAGAAAGAGACGTAGAAATGTCAGGCACAGTTAAGCCTGTCTGCCTTCAAACTAAACCTTTGGACAGTGAAACCATAATACCAAGAACGTCTTTTATGGTGCTTGGGTGGGGTTTGACGACTTACGAGGGAGATTTTAGTAAGCTGCTGATGAGGACGGCTGGCCTCAGGTATGATACATATCTACCGTCGATTATACCATAATTTTTGGAAATCCATAGGCCACTGTCTAGGGATTTTTTAACCAACAACTCACTGTGGTTCTCTGAAAAATTTCTCccattttcttttcgtttgtagTATCGTAGGAAATAAAGATTGCAGCAAGTGGTACACTGGATTCGGTAAACTCCCTCACGGTCTCGACGACACCATAATTTGTGCGATCGACAAGAACGAGAGCAGAAGATCGGACGCCTGTCAAGGTGACAGCGGAGGTCCTTTATTAATGTCATCCGATGACATACGCGATGGCAAACGCGTCATCGCGATCGTAGCTGCCGCTGGTGGCTGCGGCACCGCGCAACCTGGCTTTTACACCTTGGTGCTTCCGTTCTTGGACTGGATCGAAGAGCAGGTGTGGTCAACTCCAGCAACAAAGACGAACGACCTTATGCCATTTTATTATTAAGATCAAGCTTATCTTTCAAACTGACGTGACAATAAGAAGTGTTCAACCAGAAAATTCACTCTCGTCGCGAGTCAATAAACGACATCCGTAAACATTAACAAAACCCATTTCTATTTATTCACATTCTGTACAAATGTATTTTACATAAAGTCGACGATGTCCAATAAAGTCTATCTATTATTAATACTCTTTTTCTCCTCGACAACTCGTACGTGCCCTTACATCGAGAAACTTCGTATTTGGTCATTCCATAATTAGTGCCATTTTAAGTATTAGTTTAAAACTTTTGAAATTTATAACCAATCTAATTTTAACCCTGCATCGACAGCCTTCCCTTTTTTCAAGGACAACCTAAAATGAAACATCGGTGTTTTAAGTATTACTCAATCTTTTCTGCAAATTCTTTCTTTATTCTTCTTTGGAGATCctaagaaattaatattttatggaGTTATCGGCAACAACAGGTTGTCATTCTAGGGTTAATTATTGATGAATTTGTTACACAGATCTGTGTAGAAGAAGTAGGAAGAGGAATGACACTACTTACAGAACGATCTGACGTATATAAGTAGGTTTAACAAGTTTCGAAATACCTCCATTATAAAAGAATGAGTAACATATTCCTTtgtgtatttttattaatattttctgaaacaatTCTCATATCACCACTTTCAGCTGTAGTATCATTTCTCGAAGTGAATGATTAATTGTACTGTACTCAAATATTGTTCGTCGTACGATCTATAATACTTAACATGTTAATTCGTTTTTGTATATtaactgaattttttaaatcgtgCAAATAACTATGAGGAGACATTATATTAATACTCGATCCGAGATCAACTTCTACGTGATCAGTGATTAGTGCGTCAATTATTCTAATTAATAGTACGACCACCATCGAATTAATGTCGATTACCGGCCACCATGATATTTCACCTTAAAACCGTAGTAATGAATCTCAATCGCGGTGCCGCTGTCAATTCAGGACAACAGAGCTTTTGCTGTTGTACCACtttgaataacaattttctttccAAAATCCGAAACGAAAGCCATAGAAAAGTGTGTTTAAAAGTTGAATCCTTCCAGGAtaatggaattttttaaacaactgTAGGATCTCACTTTAAATGCCAATCATTTCTCCTAGAACAGTAAAAGTAGACAATAATTTTCTATGTAGAATGTCAGTGTGACTTTTCAAGGTTATTTCACGGTCGCTTCGTGTTTTTTAAGTGGAATGACATATTATTGTTTTGATATTATGAAAGTTCAGAAAACAGAATAAATTCAGCATACGTCTTTGAAATGACCTGGTAATCCAAGGTTGCAGAAACTAGCAACTTTTAAAGCGGATAATTTTCTTGGGAGCGCGTTTATGCTGGCAAGGAAGCTAAGAAAAATATTCCTCAGGATTGGGGAGCATTTCGTCGGCGATACTTTCCATGCGACGTCTGCAAATTTCTAGAGAGAAGGTATCTCAGTTCCGGTTTCCACCGCGGGAAACATTCACTAAATTATGGTGTGGCGACGagtttcgcgtcgcgtcggctctaACGTGTTTATCTTCATCGAAAGGAAGACCGAAGCGTGAATCTTTCTGTGAGCCTGTTTCCCTCTGAGTTTCTGATTCACCGGGTCACTTCGCCGATGGCTCCAATGATCACTTTAGTCATGTCGTACACGGCACGCGGATTGCTTTATCAGGTACCGGCTTCATCGATCGCAGCCATTGCTCGCCGTTGCCATTGCAAATCTGGTCGTCGAGATGTACAACAACGTTCTTCCGATCGTGCTGGCCCAACTGTTGATCGGTTCACTGGGGATCGATTTCCGCGCGGAGCTCTATGGTAAAACTCACTATCCTAGATCCGCGATTTTTTTCCTCGTCTTCTGCCTCGGCGACCGGAAAGATCTTCTATTACCTCTTCTTCTACTCGACCGGTGTTGGTGTGCTCGAACCTTCCTGTCCAGTGTTCAGAATTATGCCGAAAATTCGCGTATCTGATGTACAGTGCCGTGCAAAAGTCGTGACGCTTTACCACAAAACTGTTAATAGATTTCTCAAACACTGTGCTGATATGCTGATGCACAAATTCAGTTGCTTACTTATCTAAGTCTTTTATATAAAGTACTACGCTTGCATAAGGATGCGtcttataatttgtttaaaagttGAAAACGATGCGGCGTGAGGTTGAAACAACCTTCTGTTGATCGAGTCATTAGCGTTGGGGCCACTCGAAAATGCTTTTCCGTTTAAATCCCAAGAAACAAAACAACATAATGGTGACAAGTTCGCTGGACGAGTGGAATAAACAAAATGAGAGATAACGTCGTCTATTTTATGGAAGATTATCCTTATTTTTGTGTTTTGTAGAAGGCAGCGCGTGCAAATTGGAAGATGGTGGCCCAGGTGTGTGCAGAAAGATAACGGACTGTCCGGTGAAGATGAAGGAGGTGATAGAAGGCAACAGAACCTGGGGTTCCGTAGAAAGGTGCGGGTTCGATGGTTTCATGGAGATCATTTGCTGTCGCAAGCCTAACATTACCGACAAGCTGACTAAGCGACCTGCCGAAAATGGTacgtttttattgcaatatgtgAAACGAATGTAAAACAGTACTTTACTCTTGATTTTATTCCCGCTAACAATAAATACATTCTCCTGGAAATTCACATCTCTGGAGTTACGCTCCGATATTATGAAAATTGAAGTTTTTCCTATGTATTTCTAATTTTTACGAATCCTAGTCAAATTAAATGTACGGCAGAGTAAGAAAATAATAGAAGCgttcaatgtaaatattttttcgtttcttCCGTTTTgcagaaatattaatattatccgAGTGTTTTTCCAATACGAGTTAAATCGTTTGCAACATAATCGATGTGTACTCGTGATGTGAAAGTGTACTGTCAATTATGACATAATTGCATCGATTGAGTGGAAATCTTTCAGTCGAGTCTTTAGTGCAAAACTAAGCAAGAAATACAGTAAACAATATTACACAACATGTTTTGGAACATCTTGATGTAGCAATGAATTCTTATCGCGCGTCTATAAAGCATCCGACGGGAAAGAACCAGaaacaaaatgttttcatttctgtgggaattgttttatttcatcTGCCCAAAAATCCTCGAGAAAGGTCAGCCGTTTAAATTTCAAATGCAACATGCACCGCAAGCGTCATTGCGGTTGATTTGTGATCCCTGTTGCCATAGTatcaaaacattattttacgtcTTTTCCTTTTTGGATAACATGTTATAATGGAACTGCAAGATTGATAGCTCGATAAACTCTATTagcaataaatatatatatatatcatttattgattcccttcggggttacaattttatttacaactcccgctttcgctcgctgttaccctaatcttaaccttaaacttatcctaacttaccctaacttaactATACTtatcctaaaaacacgccatagagagagagagagagcgatcttACACTACTAtccgccgcgttcttatttttcctctcccacacacacatgcttctctgctctcccccctccctacacctcacccatccttcctccgactcctggacctcctcttccggctgctctctctttcactccattcctgTGCATTCTCTCCTTATACTTCCTCTCCCATACCTCTTCCATTcatgctcttcctccattcatccaccttcctcatccattcctctccttctccttcatcccctaaaacttcccccaccatcccctgccaacctctCCCCTCAACCCCTCCTATACATACTTCCCACACGtgctcccacgtttcctcctcccacTCACAGACCCTACAtgctttcttctcctcctccaaccaatactttccacctctcatctcgtttcccaacctgtacctggccaccctttgccacctgctctctccccacCTCTTCTTCAGGTAccctggtatcccctctcccttcaccctcccgtaccacatgttgtaccttgctcttcctatcttttcccatctctccccccgctgcttcttcttttcccttttcactatctcctcactcactgcctctatcctctcctccatcatcccCTCCGCTTCCTCTtctgtccagcccctctcttcccaaaaacacCGTCTCTCCTAgtagcaataaataaatgacaTAATTTAAAGAACGAAAAATAGGAGGAGTTTTTAGAGAAAAGAGGAACAAAGCTTAAAACTCCAATTaggaataaaaaattgaaagtaaaaaGATAATATAAAAAAcccataaaaataattattatttgtgAGGGGGATTTGAACCCGTAACCTTTGGTCACGAGTTCAGTACTGAACTCTGTTTATTTCGAGCCCTGGTAAATTGTacaaattgtttattttaatgTGGTTTCCAGCATGCAGCGACGAGGGCAATGGTTGGTCATTCCATATAACCAATGGCGTCGAGGCGAAAGCTAACGACTTCCAATACGTGGTTGCTCTAGGATACATAATAAACGCTGACAGTGCCACAGATAAACCACTTACATATATTTGTGGGGGCAGTTTGATAAGTTCTGAACACGTATTGACAGCGGCACATTGTGTGCACAACATTAACGGATTCGTTCCGGTTGAAGTAAGTGAAAAAACTCAACTATGATTTCATAAGAATGTAATAAATGCTTACATACAATTTCGATGATTTCTCGAGCGAACAAAAAATATTAGTGAAACTAACTGCTTCTTGCACTGCTGCAGGTAAGATTAGGCCACGAAAACTTACTCAGCACCGATACAAGCGTGCAACGCATCCCTATAAGAGACATAACGTACCATCCGGAACATAAAATCGGCATAAGCTACAACGACGTGGCCATCTTGAAACTAGAAAGAAATGTGGAAATGTCAGGCACAGTTAATCCTGCCTGCCTGCAAACTAAACCTTTGGACAGTAAAACCATAACGCCCAATACGTCTTTATTCGTGCTTGGGTGGGGTACGACGAGTTTTGAGGGATCACTTAGTACGCAGCTGATGAAGACGGTTAGCCTCAGGTATGATACATATTTCGtcatttttactagttattaATACACTATCTATCGATGATTATAccataatttttggaagttTACGGGCCATGTCTGGGGATTTTTTTTATGGATCCTTCAACAGTAACAGAGAGTACAATCACAGACTAACAACTCACTGTGC
This window contains:
- the LOC143362188 gene encoding serine protease persephone-like isoform X2, with protein sequence MYNNVLPIVLAQLLIGSLGIDFRAELYEGSACKLEDGGPGVCRKITDCPVKMKEVIEGNRTWGSVERCGFDGFMEIICCRKPNITDKLTKRPAENACSDEGNGWSFHITNGVEAKANDFQYVVALGYIINADSATDKPLTYICGGSLISSEHVLTAAHCVHNINGFVPVEVRLGHENLLSTDTSVQRIPIRDITYHPEHKIGISYNDVAILKLERNVEMSGTVNPACLQTKPLDSKTITPNTSLFVLGWGTTSFEGSLSTQLMKTVSLSIVNKEECSTSYSELGELPHSFDDTIVCAIDRNESRRSDACQGDSGGPLLMSSEAGERVIGITAAGQGCGTATPGFYTLVHPFLDWIEEHVWSPPATTTNDTLKHHTP
- the LOC143362188 gene encoding venom protease-like isoform X1; translated protein: MCNNVLPIVLAQLLIGSLMIDLRAELYEGSVCTLEDGSLGVCKKLPDCPERVKEVKEGKRTADSPGKCGFDDFIEIVCCHGKPDIVEKTTQRAAEIACNDYDGLQFNIFDGIEAKASDFPFVVALGYKNNEFDKDEKPIKYICGGSLISFGHVLTAAHCVHNNDKSVPVEVRLGNENLVSTDENVQRIPIKDITCHPNYKIGISYNDVAILKLERDVEMSGTVKPVCLQTKPLDSETIIPRTSFMVLGWGLTTYEGDFSKLLMRTAGLSIVGNKDCSKWYTGFGKLPHGLDDTIICAIDKNESRRSDACQGDSGGPLLMSSDDIRDGKRVIAIVAAAGGCGTAQPGFYTLVLPFLDWIEEQVWSTPATKTNDLMPFYY
- the LOC143362188 gene encoding venom protease-like isoform X3, yielding MCNNVLPIVLAQLLIGSLMIDLRAELYEGSVCTLEDGSLGVCKKLPDCPERVKEVKEGKRTADSPGKCGFDDFIEIVCCHGKPDIVEKTTQRAAEIACNDYDGLQFNIFDGIEAKASDFPFVVALGYKNNEFDKDEKPIKYICGGSLISFGHVLTAAHCVHNNDKSVPVEVRLGHENLLSTDTSVQRIPIRDITYHPEHKIGISYNDVAILKLERNVEMSGTVNPACLQTKPLDSKTITPNTSLFVLGWGTTSFEGSLSTQLMKTVSLSIVNKEECSTSYSELGELPHSFDDTIVCAIDRNESRRSDACQGDSGGPLLMSSEAGERVIGITAAGQGCGTATPGFYTLVHPFLDWIEEHVWSPPATTTNDTLKHHTP